Proteins encoded together in one Coffea arabica cultivar ET-39 chromosome 2c, Coffea Arabica ET-39 HiFi, whole genome shotgun sequence window:
- the LOC113726874 gene encoding leucine carboxyl methyltransferase 1 homolog translates to MSKPGAGPETRSNRAAVQATNDDASASKLSCVNKGYMKDDYVHFFVRRPVRRSPIINRGYFARWAVFRKLLYQFLDCVDTKKQILSLGAGFDTTYFQLKDEGRAPDLYVELDFKEVTSKKAALIETCSPLRDKVGETASISQENGEVLDDHYKLLPVDLRDIQKLDDIISLANIDPSLPTFIIAECVLIYLDPDSSREIVGWASKTFSSAIFFLYEQIHPNDPFGQQMIRNLESRGCGLLGIYATPTLHAKEKLFLDQGWQRAVAWDMLKVYSDYIEPQERRRIERLELFDEFEEWHMMQEHYCVAYGINDAMGLFKEFGFPDNQHDASGTSSQPLPVKD, encoded by the exons ATGTCGAAACCAGGAGCAGGACCGGAAACGCGAAGCAACCGAGCAGCCGTTCAAGCCACCAATGACGACGCCTCCGCCAGCAAATT GTCTTGTGTGAACAAAGGTTACATGAAAGATGATTACGTTCATTTTTTCGTACGGAGGCCAGTCAGGCGATCTCCCATAATTAATCGAG GTTATTTCGCGCGCTGGGCGGTTTTTCGGAAGCTCCTCTATCAGTTTCTCGATTGTGTTGATACTAAGAAACAAATACTGTCACTTGGAGCTGGTTTTGATACTACGTATTTTCAATTAAAG GATGAAGGGAGAGCGCCTGACTTGTACGTGGAACTAGATTTTAAAGAG GTGACTAGTAAGAAGGCAGCTCTTATTGAAACTTGCAGTCCATTGAGAGACAAAGTTGGTGAAACCGCATCCATTTCTCAAG AAAATGGGGAAGTACTTGACGATCATTACAAACTGCTTCCAGTTGACCTGCGTGATATACAGAAATTAGATGATATCATATCTTTAGCAAATATTGATCCCAG TTTGCCAACATTTATAATTGCAGAATGCGTTTTAATATACTTGGATCCAGATTCAAGCCGTGAAATAGTTGGATGGGCTTCAAAAACATTCTCTTCAGCTATATTTTTCTTATATGAGCAG ATTCATCCAAATGACCCATTTGGGCAGCAAATGATCAGAAATTTGGAG AGTCGTGGATGTGGACTGCTAGGCATTTATGCTACTCCAACTTTACATGCAAAGGAAAAACTTTTTCTGGATCAAGGATGGCAG AGAGCTGTTGCCTGGGACATGCTGAAAGTTTATAGTGATTACATTGAACCTCAGGAAAGACGCAG GATTGAGCGGTTGGAACTCtttgatgagtttgaagagTGGCATATGATGCAG GAGCACTACTGTGTGGCTTATGGGATCAACGATGCCATG GGATTGTTCAAGGAATTTGGTTTCCCCGACAACCAGCATGATGCCTCAGGCACCTCTTCACAACCGTTGCCCGTCAAAGACTGA
- the LOC113726876 gene encoding nitrate regulatory gene2 protein, which yields MGCTASKLDNEDTVRRCKDRRHHMKAAVYARHHLAAAHSDYCRSLIRTGSALSTFAAGEPLAVSDRTAPVFLRSPSSSSTTTATIKPPRPPPPQRHIPSPSPSASLRHHPQPPPQPEYSPSISSSKLPHILSSSSHQQRRKKPIKLPHILSDSSFTSSPTPKAPHDFDGNPFFTYNAKANSSYTNTPSQTSSVWNWENFYPPSPPDSEYFEQLNNKRSNRPAAHRDNGSDMDEVHDDEDEKGSRYSTSHSNYSNHQSHNQQQGINNNKQFDFFDDDKASSYSSYSSYSRNEKNDFGKPGKLGRKVVSGNSPSHLNRWDSEEEEEEEEEDRETERETEREEVQCSEWGDHDHYSTTTSSSSDHEESRSGIGIGTRSNMGSKNGAGNGVAADANVNSGGKMAFDSGAELGHAVFQGKAEKFSTASWGDNGKGDREIVSDRRIAVRHKDLAEIGAAIKMYFDQAAAAGGQVSAMLETERAQLDRSFTKLKKTVYHSSGVFSNLSSSWTSKPPIAVKYKFEPGSLEESGGSNSICSTLERLLAWEKKLYQEVKAREGVKIEHEKKLSALQSQEYRGDEEAKLDKTKAAIKRLQSLILVTSQAVSTTSTAILGLRDSELVPQLVGLCHGFMYMWKSMNQYHEVQYDIVQQVQGLVNRTTQGESTSDLHKQATRDLESAVSAWHSSFCRLMKFQREFIRSLHEWFKLTFLPVSSEQTNGNREHSEVFAFCDEWKLALDRIPDTVASEAVKSFINVVNSISLKQREELKIKGRAESVSRELEKKASSLRNIEKKYYNSYSMVGIGLPDTGPDNGHALDARDPLAEKKLELAACQRRVADEMLKHSKAVEVTRSHTLNNIQTGLPGVFQAMTSFSAMIAGALEAVCTHSYAIR from the exons ATGGGGTGCACTGCATCCAAGCTGGACAACGAGGACACGGTCCGCCGGTGCAAGGACCGGCGCCACCACATGAAAGCTGCCGTCTACGCCCGCCATCACTTGGCAGCTGCTCACTCCGACTACTGCCGCTCCCTCATCCGAACCGGCTCGGCCCTCTCCACTTTTGCAGCTGGAGAACCACTCGCAGTCTCCGACCGCACCGCTCCGGTATTCCTTCGCagtccctcctcctcctccaccaccacAGCTACCATAAAACCCCCTCGTCCCCCGCCTCCGCAACGCCACATCCCTTCTCCATCCCCATCCGCCTCCCTACGCCACCACCCTCAACCCCCACCCCAGCCCGAGTACTCCCCCTCCATTTCCTCCTCAAAACTCCCCCACatcctctcctcctcctcccatCAACAACGTCGGAAAAAACCCATCAAGCTCCCCCACATTCTCTCCGATTCCAGTTTCACTTCTTCGCCCACCCCGAAAGCCCCTCACGATTTTGACGGCAATCCATTCTTTACCTACAATGCAAAAGCGAATTCCAGCTACACGAACACTCCTTCCCAGACGTCGTCCGTTTGGAACTGGGAGAATTTCTACCCGCCATCTCCTCCTGACTCCGAATACTTTGAGCAATTGAACAATAAAAGGTCCAACCGTCCTGCTGCCCACAGGGACAATGGGAGTGACATGGATGAGGTacatgatgatgaagatgagaaggGTTCAAGATATAGTACGTCTCATTCGAATTATTCGAACCATCAATCCCATAATCAGCAGCAGGGTATTAACAACAATAAGCAATTCGACTTTTTTGACGATGATAAGGCCTCTAGTTACTCTTCTTACTCGAGTTACTCGCGAAATGAGAAGAATGATTTTGGGAAGCCAGGTAAACTCGGTAGAAAAGTTGTTAGTGGTAATTCTCCGAGTCATCTCAATAGATGGGATagtgaggaggaggaggaggaggaggaggaagatagGGAGActgagagagagacagagagggAGGAAGTTCAGTGTAGTGAGTGGGGGGACCACGATCATTATAGCACAACAACTTCATCATCATCTGATCATGAGGAGTCTAGATCTGGGATAGGGATAGGGACCAGGTCGAATATGGGGTCGAAAAATGGAGCTGGAAATGGTGTTGCTGCTGATGCTAATGTTAATTCTGGTGGTAAAATGGCATTTGATTCGGGTGCGGAGTTGGGTCATGCTGTGTTTCAGGGTAAAGCCGAGAAGTTTTCGACTGCTAGCTGGGGGGATAATGGGAAAGGGGATAGAGAGATTGTCTCTGATAGGAGAATTGCAGTGAGGCACAAGGATTTGGCTGAGATTGGGGCTGCAATCAAGATGTATTTCGATCAAGCTGCAGCTGCTGGTGGGCAGGTTTCTGCGATGCTGGAAACCGAAAGAGCTCAGCTTGATCGGAGCTTCACCAAGCTTAAAA AGACGGTTTATCATTCAAGTGGAGTTTTCAGTAACTTAAGCTCCAGCTGGACTTCAAAGCCACCTATAGCTGTTAAGTACAAATTTGAACCAGGCTCCCTCGAGGAATCAGGAGGTTCGAATAGCATTTGTTCCACTTTAGAAAGACTCTTGGCCTGGGAAAAGAAACTTTACCAGGAAGTGAAG GCTAGAGAAGGTGTGAAGATTGAACATGAAAAGAAGTTATCAGCGCTCCAAAGTCAAGAGTACAGAGGGGATGAGGAAGCCAAGTTGGACAAGACCAAGGCCGCTATCAAAAGACTGCAATCTCTAATTCTGGTCACATCTCAGGCTGTGTCTACTACCTCCACAGCCATTCTTGGTCTTAGGGACTCTGAACTTGTTCCCCAGCTCGTTGGACTCTGCCATGG GTTCATGTACATGTGGAAATCAATGAACCAATATCATGAGGTTCAGTATGATATTGTACAGCAAGTCCAGGGCCTTGTCAACCGAACAACCCAAGGTGAATCAACCTCTGACCTGCATAAACAAGCAACACGGGATCTCGAGTCTGCGGTGTCTGCGTGGCACTCTAGTTTCTGCCGCTTGATGAAATTCCAAAGGGAATTCATCCGCTCCCTCCATGAATGGTTCAAGCTCACTTTTCTCCCTGTCAGCAGTGAACAAACTAACGGCAACAGGGAACATTCTGAAGTTTTTGCCTTCTGTGATGAGTGGAAGCTCGCCCTTGACCGTATACCTGACACGGTTGCATCTGAAGCTGTCAAAAGTTTCATAAACGTTGTCAATTCAATATCTTTGAAACAAAGAGAGGAGCTCAAAATCAAGGGGCGAGCTGAATCTGTATCTAGAGAGCTCGAGAAAAAGGCATCGTCCCTCAGGAACATAGAAAAGAAATATTACAACTCGTACTCCATGGTTGGCATTGGCCTTCCTGATACTGGCCCTGATAATGGGCATGCTTTGGATGCACGTGACCCTCTAGCTGAGAAAAAGCTTGAGCTTGCAGCTTGCCAGAGGCGAGTTGCAGATGAGATGCTGAAGCACTCCAAGGCAGTTGAGGTGACTCGGTCGCACACTTTGAACAACATCCAGACAGGGTTGCCCGGTGTTTTCCAAGCCATGACCAGTTTTTCTGCCATGATCGCTGGGGCACTTGAAGCAGTTTGCACGCATTCCTATGCTATAAGATAG